Genomic segment of Chelonoidis abingdonii isolate Lonesome George chromosome 5, CheloAbing_2.0, whole genome shotgun sequence:
CATTAACTCAAATCCCACAGGTCACTCAAAATATGGGGAGGACATTAGATCACTGCATTctttggcctgattttttttattgatgcTAAAACAATAAAACTTGTGCTTGTTTTAACGACACAGCATGaaccaaattcacagctggtaTAAGTGGGTGTGGCTCCTGGGACTTCAATGTAATCACACCTGTTCATACCTAGGGTGAATTTGTCCTCAAAGTCTTCATTTTTCTTAAATCAGAGGATTTAATAAATGAATatttgggcttgattttcagagctgttgaACAGCTCTcctgatcttcagctggtgtccatctctgaaaatcaggccaactTTATTGACAATTCCAGGTCTGCATTTTAGGACAGACCATTTGAACACAAGCACATGGCTCTGATCTGGCAGAATAAAGAGATTCTACCTCCCCTTGTATTTTGCAGAGTCTCAGTCTGGCaagggaatggaatggaatggggAATTCATATTTGGGCTGGACAGGTGGCAGAgatattactgtgctttgttaaaACTCATTCCCCTTACTTTAAGCACTGACCAGCAGCGTTTGGTCTCAGGTACAAGGAGAAATTGCCTTCTAAGGGCTTTCGAGAGCACAGCAACAAAGCAAAGTTCTCAGATTCTCTTAACAGCCAGCGCTGGAGATTCTTGAAAAGTGGCCTGGATGatttcagaagtggtgtcccTGCTCCGTATGACAACATCATAATCCGTGGCACAAAGGAGCTTTTACCGATTGTTCTACCTAATAATGCATCCCAGCAGAAGGCAAGGAAAACATTTACAAGGCAGGAAGCCAGGCGGGATCACATTGCACAGACTGAACACTGCCTGAGCCAACATCCCCTTGCGCTCTACCCTCATCTAGAAGAAAGCATCCCTCCCAAGGTAAAGTCCCCATGGTTGCTGCTGTTCTTCCTAAAGACTGAGCATCCTTTtatcatattttaaatataaaagttatCCAGAACCCAGCTTTTCTCATTGGGTGTTTTAAGACAATGTTATTTCCTACAAACTGAACATCTACTAAAGCTGACTTGCCATGGGAAGGGGACCTTAAAGACAGGGAGAGATTTGAACTGACAGCAGTCACCAGCAGGCTTCAGAGACACCCTGCTAATATTCTGAGATTTGCCATATTATTTGTGTTCAGTCAGTGAACTTGCTCCCACGCAGCCATCAACACGGGCCACTATACAAAAATGGGCTCCTTTAATAGTCTACCACACCATTCCATATCTGGTAGCTTGTACAGTGATGAGATGGGCACACCTCCAGGTATAACTGGCTGTTCCAGGTCAATGAATGGATTATCTCTCTCTTGTATTAAAATTGACCAAAGTCTTGCCTGATGTGGGTCCTCACCTGATCTGGATCTTGGCCTGACATAGAATAATTACTTCTTTCCACaatccttccttcctctgctctGGGGTCCCTCCCAGCCTCTCTTCTGTTGGGAAACAACAGGGCCTAATCAGTGCACACTGCATTTACgatttggggcaggggggttgacACGGAAGGACACCGTGCAAGCAAGCCGGGGGCAGGGAGTGAAGGTGGGTGGGAAGCATTAAGCTTTCCACTCTCAGGTGGAATAGGGGAAGGTTATCATGGTCTTTTAGAGAGAGAGGGACCAGAAGCAGAAGATGGCAGGCCTTATATTGGGGGCCACAGTGAATTCAGAGTGAATATATTCATCCTCAGTGGTACAGTGCAGAATGCTGAGGAAGATCATACTGCTCAAAGGTTAAgaacaggggttttcaaacttggggtcaggatccctcagggTGGTCACgggattattacatggggggttaccccaaaccccactttgcatccagcatttataatggtgttaaatatataaaaaggtggggtcgcactcagaggtttgctctgggaaaggggtcaccaggacaaaagtttgagaatcattggTCAGGAAGCAGTAAGACAATGAAGGTGATTGTATTCTTTGTGCCATGACAGCCTCTTGAatttgaggataaatacagtgtCCTGGCTTTGTCCATGGCAAGATCAGGTCACAGAATGGTTTGCCACGTGCTGATGGGGGAACTAAGGCAGGGCGCATGATCTGTAATGGGGTCTCCTATGCAGTCTCCATGGGTGTGAGGTGGTTTTGGACATGTGCTCTGTTCTTGTTTGGCTCTCAGCTTTTCAAAGAGGTTGTGGCCATCCTGGACCCGGAGATGTGCTTGCATAGTAAAGCTGGATACAAAGATCGTGAGCAGGCGAGCTACACCCCTCAGCAAGTGCTGTTTCAGCTGGAGGATGGGAAAAGTAAAGAAATAAGCCCCAGGCCATCAGCCCTGTGAGTACTGTACAGGACAGAGTGAGTAGCGCCCAGGGCTGCCTGAATCCACCTTCTGCTTCTGGGCCTGGGTTCACTCCAGTCTCTCTCCTCTGAAATGAAATGTATTGAAAGAGAGGAGCTGAACGTTTCTGTGGGTGGGTGTTTTCCATACCCCACCCCAGTCCAGCTTTAGAAGGTCTTGGGGACACTCCAACCCTTCTAGTAATTGGGCTCTGGCTAAACGGCAGAGCTCAGTTGATATTGAAGTCTGCTGCCCGGGTTCCTCTGATTAGACACACCCAGGAggcttcccagggctgggtggcttAGTAGGGCTTCAGCACATAAGtctttatgggcctgatccagagccatTAACtcaaatggaaagattcccatagactccagtgggctttgtcTCAGAACCTAGCTGCTGGTCTCCCTGCAGACCATAAAGATCTGCACATAAATCTCTCTGTGCGGTAGGCCTGCTGAGGGCAGCCAGCTCTATAATAAAGGGACTctgcagaagaagcagcagcagtatcTTCCTTACAGAAGGAAGTACGAATTgcaagctgggagcagcaggcacAGAGACAATTATTCAAACCCCACTGATCTGAAACCACAGGAACGCATTTGTGCTGATGAGAGGCACATACAGACTACAAATAACTGTGTCATATCCATCTCTTCAGCTTCAAGCAGTCTAAATGCAAGAGTGCATACACACTGTTTTCCAAGAAAGAGGTAGCAGCAAGGGAAAAGGCAGCCAGACGGAGCTACATTCCTCCCCTTGATGAGAACATAAAGCGAGCGACTAAGGAGTTTTGTGACTGGGTTGCTTCTTGGGTAAGTTGAAAACCCTCCTATTCCAGCAGTCCAGTAATGACTTGGGCTAATGTTTTCAGATTTGGGTACCCGAAGAGCATCTACATCCTAAGTGGATCCCTCAGCTAACATGCCCTGAGCACTACCGCTTCCACAGACGGCAATGAGAGATGGGGATGCTTAGCACCTCTTGAAAGATATAGGCCACTTTTGCCCAACTTTCATTGACAGTCACTGGGAGTTCGGAGGCTAACTCCCGtagtcgcttttgaaaatcccagcctcaatAAGTCCTTAGGTGCTTAACCtgaggcacccaagtttgacAATGTTAACCCTTACAATTCTGCTTTTACAGAAGAGTAATTGAAGTAGCCCAAATGCAAAGCAAACCACAAATCAGTTTATTCTGTAAGTCTGCCAAGTCCATCCGTTTACTCAAGCATTTGCCTGAGAGGTGTGTGGAGAGGGAGTTACTGGTTAGATTTAACTGCTTCATTTTGGCGTTAAGGCCAGTTTTTTTGAATGACAGTGACTCAGCAAAGCAGGCATTGGTTTTAGTGAACACAGGTTACTACGATGGACACAGTTTAAAAATGTGCAAATAAATAGTGGCACATTCCCTTTCTCTAGCAGCCAAATTCTAACTTGAGTGTTACTGGAGCGCCACAAATGTCAATGGGATCAGGTGGGTTTAAGACAGGGAAGAGTTTGGGGAATGCTTCTGTCATGTATTAGACACGCCATGCCTGGGGTTTTAAATAGCACTCTGCTTTGGCCTAACTcggcttccattgaagtcaatggtaaagatTTCATTGGCTGCCATTGGAACAGAGTTAGGACAACGGTgaatgattttgaaaatcccatcccaaGTGCTTTTAGACCTGGGGTACTTGGTTACGCTTTCCCTGAAGTCAGCCACCAAATTACCATGGACATCAACAGGAGCAAGAGCAGGCCCCTGGATCCTGAATATTTACAAAGCAGTGTTCAGACATACTCTTATAGTGTGCCACTTAGTACCGAGAGGTCTTGGATAACCAGGGGTTTCACAGCATCTTCTCACTGTGGCTATCTTTATCTGTGGAGCTAAGTCAGACTGTAGTCTTCCGACCAGACCAGTGCCTGCTTTGTCTCAAGAGTCCATCTTCTGTCAAAGACCAAAGTCTCTCCTTTGAGTCTCCCATATGTCATAGGAATTGAAGGCTTTAAGTAGAGTCATTTGCTAGCCCGGTTTATGTTATCGTTTGCTCAGTCATTCAAATAGCTCGatagaaatatatttgttttgcagAAAACAATGTCAGTGTTTTTCTGGATTCACGCTAATTGCTTTAATATGTACAAATAGTAAAATACCAGCTTCAGTCCTTGACTGCACTGAGCAAGACAAAGGTGGCTCAGAGTTCTCCTGATCCTGCGACTGGCAGCCTCTGGCTCAAAAACAGACCAGCCTAAGAGTTGTTTGAATATGGGCCAGTTTGAAATAGCTCCTGAGAAGCCGTTTTGCTGGGGAGGACTGGCGGGAGCACAGCATGTTACAGTCCTGTCCCTCCTACCCTTGACACAACCCTCTACACCAGGCAGGAGGCTGCGAATTCCCTAGTGCCAGGTAAAGGTATCTGTCTGTTTTATGATGTCTGAGGGACTGAAGATCTGACCCATTGTGTCAACAAATCTTTAGAAAATCATGTATGTCAATAGCCTTGTGAAGGGTCTCAGCACAGAGACCGTAAAGGGAAATACGGTTACCTTATGAGGCCCTCTGGACCTACTGTAAGATAACAAACAATCTGATGGCGTGTGTCTTTCCTCCAATTCCAAATGCGGATTATGTTTAAATGCCCCTATGGTGCATCTGAGAAAGGAATTCCCTAGAAATGAGACTGTAAGGAGTGAATACCCCCTACTGCACTGCAGCAGCCTTTAGCTAAAAATATCTTTGTCTTTCTGCAACGGAGCTCATGTCTACCTGCTTATATAATGAGTCTCTGTTTGCAAAATAATCCTTGACTCCTATCACTGGGGGTGTGTAAA
This window contains:
- the FAM47E gene encoding protein FAM47E, with translation MGSAPWYKEKLPSKGFREHSNKAKFSDSLNSQRWRFLKSGLDDFRSGVPAPYDNIIIRGTKELLPIVLPNNASQQKARKTFTRQEARRDHIAQTEHCLSQHPLALYPHLEESIPPKLFKEVVAILDPEMCLHSKAGYKDREQASYTPQQVLFQLEDGKSKEISPRPSALFKQSKCKSAYTLFSKKEVAAREKAARRSYIPPLDENIKRATKEFCDWVASWGGENYNIDEDTIMRLFDTSYETKPTLAMPVDVVEINNVPPELRKRLEGSSSLKAIKSLPKGLYQPKWEKIRYGAWYLDPKTWRKQKVNEPLEDPKAAADAIQNLRKRFSEKEAEVMQLHGTHAFKEFLERKGYRKPEFLLQMLAAKDGKGAKEGTSKGLKKTRGAQGRFFLHTR